In Flavobacterium luteolum, the DNA window GGAAGAGGAATTTGTTTATAATGAAACTTCTAAAATCAATACTTTAAAGTATGCGACAATTGCTGCATCTGTTTTGTTGGCATCAAATCTTGCAGCACAAGAAAAAGAACCTATTAAAACAGAAATTAGCTGTTCGAAACCAAATGCATATAAAGTAGGTAAAGTAGCTTACAGTCAAACTCAAAATGAAGAAGTTTCAATAATAATTAAAGGAAAATTATTAGAGGCAAAAAGCAATAAACCTTTTGATAGAGAAACTTATTCTAATTTAATGATTGCTTTTAGTGGTTCTCAAAATCCTGCAAAAGTAAATTATAAAACAGGAGAGTTTTCTATAGAATCCAAGGTTCTAAAGAATAGTAAAACGTTAATGGTTACAATCACGGCTAATGATTATTACCTTTCAAAAGAGATATCCTTTGATGTGAAATCAATTAAAAATAATGTTTTAATGAAAAATATAATTGTTGGTTCAGAAGAACTTAACAGAATATATATTGCCGGCGGATTAGGAATTAATTATACGGAGTAATATTCAAATTTACATTGGGGGATGTAAATGAAAAAGGCTGTCTAAATAGAATTTGACAGCCCTTTTGTTTTTTTATCTAAAGAAAGTTTATTTAATCAAACTCAGATGTAAAATACAATTTGACAGTTGGATATTTGCTTTGTGTCATCTGAATAGTAAAATCAGAATCAGCTAAGAAAACCAATTGTCCGTATTTATCGTGAGCCAAGAATTTTTGCTTGATACGTTTAAATTCTTTGAATTCTTCATTTTTAGCATCATCAGGTTTTACCCAGCAAGCTTTATGTACAGGGAAGTTTTCGTATGTACATTTTGCACCATATTCGTGCTCCAAACGGTATTGAATTACCTCATACTGAAGTGCACCAACAGTTCCGATAACTTTACGGTTGTTCATTTCTAAAGTAAACAACTGAGCGACTCCTTCATCCATTAACTGGTCAACTCCTTTTTCCAATTGTTTCGCTTTCATTGGATCAGCATTATTGATGTATCTAAAGTGCTCTGGAGAGAAACTAGGAATACCTTTAAAGCTCATGATTTCGCCTTCAGTTAAAGTATCTCCAATTTTAAAGTTTCCTGTATCGTGCAAACCTACAATATCACCTGGGTAAGAAATATCAACGATTTCTTTTTTCTCAGCGAAAAAGGCATTAGGACTTGAGAATTTTAAATTTTTCTTTTGACGAACGTGGTAATATGGTTTGTTTCTTTCGAAAGTTCCAGAAACGATTTTGATAAATGCTAAACGGTCACGGTGTTTTGGATCCATATTAGCGTGGATTTTGAAAACAAATCCAGTCATCTTCTCTTCAGTAGGTTCAACTGTACGAGTTTCAGAATCTTTTGGTCGTGGAGATGGTGCAATTGTAATGAAACAATCTAACAACTCACGAACACCAAAATTATTCAAAGCAGAACCAAAGAATACGGGCTGAATTTTTCCATCTAAATAATCTTGACGTTCAAATTTTGGATAAACCTCATCAATCAATTCTAACTCTTCACGAAGTTTATTAGCTGCTTTTTCACCAACAATTTTATCTAATTCCGGATTGTTCTGTACATCAGAAAACGCAATTGTTTCTTCAATGTTTTTACGGCTGTCTCCGCTAAAAAGGTTAATGTTTTCTTCCCAAAGATTGTAAATTCCTTGGAAATCATAACCCATTCCGATAGGGAAACTTAGAGGCGTTACTTTTAAACCTAATTTTTGTTCTACTTCATCCATTAGATCGAAAGCATCCTTACCTTCACGATCTAATTTATTGATGAAAACAATCATCGGAATGTTACGCATTCTACAAACTGCAACCAATTTTTCAGTTTGTTCCTCAACCCCTTTTGCAACGTCAATTACAACAATTACACTATCAACAGCAGTTAAAGTTCTAAAAGTATCTTCGGCAAAATCCTTGTGTCCAGGAGTATCCAGGATATTGATTTTTTTATCTTTATAATTAAAAGCAAGTACAGAAGTAGAAACCGAGATACCTCTTTGGCGTTCGATTTCCATAAAGTCACTCGTTGCTCCTTTTTTAATTTTATTATTTTTTACCGCTCCAGCTTCCTGAATAGCACCTCCAAATAACAGTAATTTTTCCGTTAATGTAGTTTTACCAGCATCGGGATGCGAGATAATTCCAAATGTTCTTCTGCGTTGTATTTCTTTTAAAAAGCTCATATTTCGTATAAATAGGTTGCAAAAGTACTATTAAATACGGCTTTATAAAAATATTCACTTCTTAAATTTGGGAAGTCTTTATCATTAGGTAGCTTTTTAGAAAAAAATAAGGCTGTTTTTCAACAGTCTTAAATAGTCATTTTTAAAATTACTGATTAATTGACCAAATTGAACATCCTTTTGAGGGACATTGTATTTTTACGCATTTATCGGCTTGAGTTGTCGAGTACCAAGTTGGGTTTCAGGTGAAATCTTTAATTTGAGTATTTGCCAAGTTGGTCTGAATCCATCTTTCTTGCTAAACGTCTTAATTTCCAAATTATTTCTGATAATAGGATCATTCATTTTGTAGTAACAAGCAAAGCCAAATACTGAACTGTTGACTTAGTTAACCCAATCATTTAGAACGTTTACATTCGAATCCCATAATTAGTTTAGTTAAATAGTAAGTTTTGTAATTGATGAAATTTAGGTCTAAAAAGATGGATGTTATTGTTTTTTTTACTGTAAATTATTAATTACCTATCTAAAGTATTTTTTTTTTGATATAACTTTATTTTGCGAGAAGAATGTTTGTTGCAAAAACGTTGTAGTGTTGAGAACTTTTTTTTAGAGTGCTAATAATTAAGAGTTTATTTAGCGCTTAAATTTGAAAAATGAAACCAACCTAAAAATTTGTCTTTCATTAAATTAAGAAAATGAAAATGGCTCATTTTCTTTAAGTGTAAAGAACTATCCTATAATTTTTTGTTAATAGTATATCGGATAGTTGGATTATGTAATTGAATTGTTATTTTTGTTCGTTATAAGTTACGAAAGAACTATACTTTAATTATTTATGTTTAAGTTGAACATACATAATTTCAGAGGGATTATCTAAAACAGGCTTACATTCAAATAAAAATTAAAATAATGTTATTAAAAAAATTACAGCTAAAAACAATTGATTTCAAGTTTGCACTAACAATTTGTTTTTTTCTTTTTTTTACTCCAATTATCACAGCGCAAGAAATTATTCCTGATGTTGTAGCTCAAAAACCAGTTGAAGCTCCTTCTGGCGGAAAATTGAAAATCGATGGAATTATTGCGACAGTAGGAGATTATATTGTTTTAGATTCCGATATCGATAAAGGATTTTTAGAAATTACTGCTCAAGGCGGATCTATAAAAGATATTACAAGATGCCAGATGCTTGGTAAACTTTTAGAAGACAAATTATATGCTCACCAAGCTATTCAAGATAGTATTATTGTGAGTGATGCTGAAGTTAGAAGTATGATGGACGAGCGTCTAAACTATATGACACAGCAAGTTGGTGATATCAATAAAGTAGTTGAATACTATAAAAAAAGTTCTGTAGAAGAATTTAAAACTTATTTTGCAGATATCTTGAAGGAGCAAAAGCTAGCTTCAGAGATGAGAGATAAGATTATTAAAGATGTTGAGATCACTCCAGAGGAAGTTCGAAATTTCTTCAAGAAAATTCCAAAAGATGAATTGCCAACGTTTGGTGCCGAAATGGAGGTAGCACAAATTGTGGTAGAGCCTAAAATTTCTAAAGAAGACAAACAGAAAGTTATCGATAGATTAAATGCGATAAGAAAAGATGTTCTTGAGGGATCTAGTTTTGCTACAAAGGCAGTTTTATATTCTCAAGATCCAGGATCTTCTCCAAATGGGGGATACTACAAAATGACAAGAAGAACTCCTTTTGTCAAAGAATTTAAAGATGTCGCGTTTAGTTTACAGGCGGGAGAAATTTCGGAGCCATTTGAAACGACTTTTGGATACCATATTATCATGGTGGAAAAAATTAAAGGACAGGAAGTTGAGCTTCGTCATATCTTGATTTCTCCAACCGTGTCAGAAGCGGCTCTAAAAGAAGCAAAAGAAAGAATTACCAATATTAGAAATAAAATCATTAATAAAGAAGTGACTTTTGCTGAAGCAGCAAGAACAGAATCTGACGAAAAGGAAACTAGAACAAACGGTGGGACATTGGTGAATCCAACAACACAAGATACTCGTTTTGAGTTGACTAAAATGGATCCGACTTTATATAGCCAAGTTTCAAATTTAAAAGGAGATGAAGTTTCTCAGCCACTTTTAAATACAGATGATAAAGGTAAAAAAACGTATAAGTTAATTACGGTTACAAACAGAATTGATGAGCATACTGCTGATTATGCTAAGGATTATACTAAGATTAAAGAATTGGCATTAAAAGAAAAACAGATTAATGCAATTGCAAAATGGTTTGATACTAAAATTAAAGATACTTACATCAAGATCATTGGAGAATATAAAGATTGTTCTTTTGCGAACAACTGGCTGAAAAAATAAGTTTTAATAAATAAATAAAAAGAGTTAGTTTTATGATTTCATAGAATTAACTCTTTTTAATTTTAAATACATTCATAAATGTCTGACGTAGCAGCAATTCACAATTTAGTTCAAAAAAGAAACGAATTAAAAAAAGAAATAGCGAAAATCATTGTAGGGCAAGATGCCGTTGTAGATCAAATTTTACTTTGTATATTTTCTGGGGGACACGCACTTTTAATTGGAGTTCCTGGTTTGGCAAAAACCTTAATGATAAATACTCTGTCTCAGGCTTTAGGTCTAGATTTTAAGAGAATTCAGTTTACGCCAGATTTAATGCCTTCGGATATTTTAGGAAGCGAAATTTTGGATGAGAATAGGAATTTTAAGTTCATTAAAGGTCCAATTTTCTCTAATATTATTTTGGCTGACGAGATAAACAGAACACCTCCAAAAACACAAGCTGCTCTGCTTGAAGCTATGCAGGAAAGATCGGTTACGATTGCAGGACAACATCATAAATTAGATTTGCCTTATTTTGTTTTGGCAACTCAAAACCCTATTGAGCAGGAAGGAACTTATCCTTTGCCAGAAGCGCAGTTAGACCGCTTTATGTTTGCTATCAAATTAGAATATCCAACTTTTGAAGAAGAAGTTCAGGTCGTTAAACGAACAACTTCTGATGTTAAAACAGAAATTAATCCGTTATTTAATGCTCAGGAAATTATCGATTTTCAGCACCTGATTCGTAGAATCCCAGTTGCAGATAACGTTATTGAATATGCAGTGACTTTGGTAAGTAAAACTCGTCCAGATAATAGTTTGACTAATGATTTTGTAAAAAACTATTTAGATTGGGGGGCAGGACCAAGGGCTTCGCAAAATTTAATTCTTGCTGCAAAAGCACACGCAGCTTTTAATGGAAAGTTCTCGCCAGATATTGAAGATGTACAGGCAGTAGCAACAGGAATTCTTCGTCATAGAATTATAAAGAATTATAAAGCAGATGCTGAAGGTATAACAGAAGAGATAATTATTAAAAAACTAATGTAAAATCTAAAATTTGCATTTATAGTAATCCTGACAATTTATTGTCAGGATTTTTTGTTTTTAGAAACTCGAAAAAGCTTTTCAAGATGACGTTTTAAATCTCAACTATAACGTTATAATTGCTTATTTAGAAAGATTCTTTGTGAAAATAGAGGTAAAATCTCACTTCCTTTATAACATCAAATTTCGACTTTGTTAAAGAAAGGATTTTTAAATGTTAATAATTCATTATTTTAATATAAAATTGAGTTTTTGGTAAAAACAAGCAGTGAAAATCGTTTTTTAGCAATAATAATTTTTCAAAAGGCTAGTTCTATTAAATTTTTTTTAATTATCGTCTTTAATGCTTAAATTTGCCTCAAAAAAATAAATCCGCTTTTATTATGAATATTTATCAGGATTACCTTCAAGAAATTGAAGAAAGAAAAAATCAAGGGTTGCACCCAAAACCAATTGATGGAGCTGAATTATTAAGCGAAATCATTTCTCAAATTAAAGATGTTGATAACGCATATCGCGAAGACTCTCTTAAGTTTTTTATTTACAATACTTTACCAGGTACGACAAGTGCAGCAGGTGAAAAAGCTAAGTTTTTAAAAGAAATTATTTTAGGTCAATCAATAGTAAAAGAAATTACTCCAGCTTTTGCTTTTGAGTTGCTTTCACACATGAAAGGTGGACCATCTATCGAAGTATTACTTGATTTAGCTTTAGGTAATGACGCTGCAATTGCAAAAGAAGCAGCGAAAGTACTAAAAACACAAGTTTTCCTTTACGAAGCAGATACAGATCGTTTGGTAGAGGCATTCAAAAATGATAATGAAATTGCAAAAGAAATCCTTGAAAGTTATGCTCAAGCTGAGTTTTTTACAAAACTTCCAGAAGTAGCAGACGAAATTAAAGTGGTTACTTTTATTGCTGGTGAAGGTGATATTTCAACAGATTTACTTTCTCCGGGTAATCAAGCGCACTCTCGTTCAGATCGTGAACTTCATGGTCAGTGCATGATTACTCCTCAAGCGCAACAAGAAATTAAAGCGTTACAAGCACAGCATCCAGATAAAAGCGTAATGTTGATCGCTGAAAAAGGAACAATGGGTGTGGGTTCTTCAAGAATGTCAGGTGTTAATAACGTGGCACTTTGGACAGGAAAGCAGTCAAGCCCTTATATTCCATTCGTAAACATCGCTCCAATTGTTGGTGGAACAAACGGAATTTCTCCAATTTTCCTAACAACTGTTGACGTTACTGGTGGTATTGGTTTAGACCTTAAAAACTGGGTTAAAAAAGTTGATGCAGAAGGAAATGTTATTCGTAACGAAAATGACGAACCAATTCTGGAGCAAACGTATTCTGTTGCTACAGGAACTGTTTTGACTATCAATATTAAAGAGAAAAAACTTTATAATGGAGATCAGGAATTGATCGACATTTCTAAAGCATTTACTCCTCAAAAAATGGAGTTTATCAAAGCGGGTGGTTCTTATGCTATCGTATTTGGTAAAAAACTTCAGACATTAGCTGCTAAAGTTTTAGACGTTGAAGCTCCGTTAGTATATGCTCCTTCAAAAGAGGTTTCTCACGAAGGACAAGGTCTTACAGCAGTAGAAAAAATCTTCAACAAAAATGCTGTTGGTATTGCTCCAGGTAAAGTATTGCACGCTGGTTCTGATGTTCGTGTAGAAGTTAACATTGTAGGGTCTCAAGATACTACGGGTTTAATGACTGCTCAGGAATTAGAATCTATGGCGGCTACTGTGATTTCGCCAATCGTTGACGGTGCTTACCAATCAGGTTGTCATACTGCTTCGGTTTGGGATAAAAAAGCACAAGCTAATATTCCTAAATTGATGAAATTTATGAACGATTTTGGTTTGATCACGGCTCGTGACCCAAAAGGCGTTTATCATGCAATGACTGA includes these proteins:
- a CDS encoding peptide chain release factor 3 produces the protein MSFLKEIQRRRTFGIISHPDAGKTTLTEKLLLFGGAIQEAGAVKNNKIKKGATSDFMEIERQRGISVSTSVLAFNYKDKKINILDTPGHKDFAEDTFRTLTAVDSVIVVIDVAKGVEEQTEKLVAVCRMRNIPMIVFINKLDREGKDAFDLMDEVEQKLGLKVTPLSFPIGMGYDFQGIYNLWEENINLFSGDSRKNIEETIAFSDVQNNPELDKIVGEKAANKLREELELIDEVYPKFERQDYLDGKIQPVFFGSALNNFGVRELLDCFITIAPSPRPKDSETRTVEPTEEKMTGFVFKIHANMDPKHRDRLAFIKIVSGTFERNKPYYHVRQKKNLKFSSPNAFFAEKKEIVDISYPGDIVGLHDTGNFKIGDTLTEGEIMSFKGIPSFSPEHFRYINNADPMKAKQLEKGVDQLMDEGVAQLFTLEMNNRKVIGTVGALQYEVIQYRLEHEYGAKCTYENFPVHKACWVKPDDAKNEEFKEFKRIKQKFLAHDKYGQLVFLADSDFTIQMTQSKYPTVKLYFTSEFD
- a CDS encoding peptidylprolyl isomerase translates to MLLKKLQLKTIDFKFALTICFFLFFTPIITAQEIIPDVVAQKPVEAPSGGKLKIDGIIATVGDYIVLDSDIDKGFLEITAQGGSIKDITRCQMLGKLLEDKLYAHQAIQDSIIVSDAEVRSMMDERLNYMTQQVGDINKVVEYYKKSSVEEFKTYFADILKEQKLASEMRDKIIKDVEITPEEVRNFFKKIPKDELPTFGAEMEVAQIVVEPKISKEDKQKVIDRLNAIRKDVLEGSSFATKAVLYSQDPGSSPNGGYYKMTRRTPFVKEFKDVAFSLQAGEISEPFETTFGYHIIMVEKIKGQEVELRHILISPTVSEAALKEAKERITNIRNKIINKEVTFAEAARTESDEKETRTNGGTLVNPTTQDTRFELTKMDPTLYSQVSNLKGDEVSQPLLNTDDKGKKTYKLITVTNRIDEHTADYAKDYTKIKELALKEKQINAIAKWFDTKIKDTYIKIIGEYKDCSFANNWLKK
- a CDS encoding AAA family ATPase — protein: MSDVAAIHNLVQKRNELKKEIAKIIVGQDAVVDQILLCIFSGGHALLIGVPGLAKTLMINTLSQALGLDFKRIQFTPDLMPSDILGSEILDENRNFKFIKGPIFSNIILADEINRTPPKTQAALLEAMQERSVTIAGQHHKLDLPYFVLATQNPIEQEGTYPLPEAQLDRFMFAIKLEYPTFEEEVQVVKRTTSDVKTEINPLFNAQEIIDFQHLIRRIPVADNVIEYAVTLVSKTRPDNSLTNDFVKNYLDWGAGPRASQNLILAAKAHAAFNGKFSPDIEDVQAVATGILRHRIIKNYKADAEGITEEIIIKKLM
- a CDS encoding bifunctional aconitate hydratase 2/2-methylisocitrate dehydratase, whose protein sequence is MNIYQDYLQEIEERKNQGLHPKPIDGAELLSEIISQIKDVDNAYREDSLKFFIYNTLPGTTSAAGEKAKFLKEIILGQSIVKEITPAFAFELLSHMKGGPSIEVLLDLALGNDAAIAKEAAKVLKTQVFLYEADTDRLVEAFKNDNEIAKEILESYAQAEFFTKLPEVADEIKVVTFIAGEGDISTDLLSPGNQAHSRSDRELHGQCMITPQAQQEIKALQAQHPDKSVMLIAEKGTMGVGSSRMSGVNNVALWTGKQSSPYIPFVNIAPIVGGTNGISPIFLTTVDVTGGIGLDLKNWVKKVDAEGNVIRNENDEPILEQTYSVATGTVLTINIKEKKLYNGDQELIDISKAFTPQKMEFIKAGGSYAIVFGKKLQTLAAKVLDVEAPLVYAPSKEVSHEGQGLTAVEKIFNKNAVGIAPGKVLHAGSDVRVEVNIVGSQDTTGLMTAQELESMAATVISPIVDGAYQSGCHTASVWDKKAQANIPKLMKFMNDFGLITARDPKGVYHAMTDVIHKVLNDITIDEWAIIIGGDSHTRMSKGVAFGADSGTVALALATGEASMPIPESVKVTFKGDMKGYMDFRDVVHATQAQMLHQFGGENVFQGRIIEVHIGTLTADQAFTFTDWTAEMKAKASICISEDDTLIESLEIAKGRIQIMIDKGMDNDKHVLQGLINKADKRIAEIKSAEKPALTPDANAKYYAEVVVDLDQIAEPMIADPDVNNADVSKRYTHDTIRPLSFYGGEKKVDLGFIGSCMVHKGDMKILAQMLKNVEAQTGKVEFNAPLVVAPPTYNIVDELKAEGDWEVLQRYSGFEFDDNAPKGAARTEYENMLYLERPGCNLCMGNQEKAAKGDTVMATSTRLFQGRVVEDKEGKKGESLLSSTPVVVLSTILGRTPTLAEYTTAVEGINLTKFAPSNKSLVM